The genomic DNA GGATATTAGTATTGGTTGACACTGGTATATAAGTCATGTTATACTGTTGAATAACAAGTCCTCAAATTCTCGCATTATAGAGAATTTTTGTGCTTGGAGTCCCTAATGATTAAATGAACCAAGATTTTACCATGACTGCAATTTTAGAGAGACGCGAGAGCGAAAGCCTATGGGGTCGCTTCTGTAATTGGATAACCAGCACCGAAAATCGTCTTTACATTGGATGGTTTGGTGTTTTGATGATTCCTACTTTATTGACTGCAACTTCTGTATTTATTATCGCTTTTATCGCTGCCCCTCCAGTAGATATTGATGGTATTCGTGAGCCTGTTTCTGGATCTCTACTTTATGGAAACAATATCATTTCTGGTGCGATTATTCCTACTTCTGCGGCTATAGGTTTGCATTTTTATCCGATCTGGGAAGCAGCTTCTGTTGATGAGTGGTTATACAACGGCGGTCCTTATGAACTAATTGTTCTACACTTCTTACTTGGTGTAGCTTGCTACATGGGTCGTGAGTGGGAACTTAGTTTTCGTCTGGGTATGCGTCCTTGGATTGCTGTTGCATATTCAGCTCCTGTTGCAGCCGCTACTGCTGTTTTCTTGATCTATCCTATTGGTCAAGGAAGCTTTTTCGGATGGTATGCCTCTAGGAATTTCAGGTACTTTCAATTTTATGATTGTATTTCAGGCTGAGCATAATATTCTTATGCATCCATTTCACATGTTAGGTGTAGCTGGTGTATTCGGCGGCTCCCTATTCAGTGCTATGCATGGTTCCTTGGTAACTTCTAGTTTGATCAGGGAAACCACAGAAAATGAATCCGCTAATGAAGGTTACAGATTTGGTCAAGAGGAAGAAACTTATAATATTGTAGCTGCTCATGGTTATTTTGGCCGATTAATCTTCCAATATGCAAGTTTCAACAATTCTCGTTCTTTACATTTCTTCCTAGCTGCTTGGCCTGTAGTAGGTATTTGGTTTACCGCTTTAGGTATCAGCACTATGGCTTTCAACTTAAATGGTTTTAATTTCAACCAATCCGTAGTTGATAGTCAAGGTCGTGTAATAAATACCTGGGCTGATATTATTAACCGAGCTAACCTTGGTATGGAAGTAATGCATGAACGTAATGCTCATAATTTCCCTCTAGATCTAGCTGCGATGGAAGCTCCATCTGTTAATGGATAAAATTTTGATCTTAATTTAAAGTAGAcgagtttttgtttaaaaataaaggagCAATATCAACTTTGTTAATATTGCTCCTTTATATTGGATATTGGATTAGTAATCTTTTTTTAGATTTCTATAGATTTATACATAcgtttttgattgatttaatgattccttatcttttttttttcctttgttagaaaaaaaaggataatGAAAAGGTAGAATTTGAGATATAGATCATTTTTACTATAAGGGCGGATGTAGCCAAGTGGATCAAGGCAGTGGATTGTGAATCCACCATGCGCGGGTTCAATTCCCGTCGTTCGCCCAtatctatatatagatagatatagatattgTTTAGGTTTTCAAGTATAAAtctgaaataaagaaaatggcTACTTCTAAAACTTATAAGTACGAAttcttcaaaataataattattacaaaaatatatatttttgagatAAAATAGATACATTTATCTATTTcacaaaaaaagaatatatcCATATCGTGGTTTCCTCTTATAATACCTCAGGTGCtaatgaaactattttagtgaaatttaacTGTCTCAATTCCCGGGCGATTGCGCAAAAGATTCGAGTTCCTTTTGGATTTCCTTCTTGATCAATTAAACTGCAGCATTATCATCATACTGAATTATATATACCGTTGCTACGTTTTAGTTGTTTACAAGTACGTACAATTACAGCTCTGATCACTTCAGATTTTTCTAAGTTCGTATTTGGTACTGCTTGTTTGATTACAGCAACAACAATGTCGCCAATATAAGCATATCGTCGATTACTAGCTCCTAGGATTCGAATACACATCAGTTCACGTGCTCCGCTGTTATCCGCTACATTCAAATGAGTTTGAGGTTGAatcatatcattttttattatttcaatctaaaaaaggaagtaaaaatattttgtgttcAAAAAAAAGGAACCTATTAttgccttttttcttttcattctaaAGACCTATTTTCTTTGGTTCTCTTTTATTATCCTGAAATAATGAATTGAGTTCGTATCGGCATTTTGGATGATGCTATTGAAATAGCCTTTCTTGCTATATTTTCTGGTACTCCACCCATTCATAAAGTATTTTCCCAGGTTTAACAACAGCTACCCAATATTCGGGAAATCCTTTTCCTGAACCCATACGTGTTTCAGTAGGTCTTACTGTAACCGGTTTGTCTGGAAAAATACGTACCCATATTTGTCCACCTCGGCGAACATTTCTTGACATTGCCCGCCGTCCCGCTTCTATTTGTCTAGATGTTATCCAAGCTGGCTCAAGTGCCTGAAGAGCATATCTTCCGAAGCAAATATTATTACCTCGATAGGATATTCCCTTCATTCTTCCTCTATGTTGTTTACGAAATCTGGTTCTTTGGGGTTATAATTGATGGTTGTTTTTCAATTCCATCTTTATTACAGAACCGTACATGAGATTTTCACCTCATACGGCCTCGCGAATGAAGTAATTcaaatatctatatctatatggATATAGATTCTATCTAAtcgataaaataataaatagtcatATGTTTAGTAAATAACGAAATCTCGGTATTTTTTGAGATTTCATACAATCTTCGAAATTTTTAGATCTTGTTTCAATATCGATTCTTAGAATtggcaaaaatataaaaaaattcaataaaagaaaaagctCCTAGGATTCGAATACACATCAGTTCACGTGCTCCGCTGTTATCCGCTACATTCAAATGAGTTTGAGGTTGaatcatatcatttttttattatttcaatctaaaaaaggaagtaaaaatattttgtgttcAAAAAAAAAGGAACCTATTAttgccttttttcttttcattctaaAGACCTATTTTCTTTGGTTCTCTTTTATTATCCTGAAATAATGAATTGAGTTCGTATCGGCATTTTGGATGATGCTATTGAAATAGCCTTTCTTGCTATATTTTCTGGTACTCCACCCATTTCATAAAGTATTTTCCCAGGTTTAACAACAGCTACCCAATATTCGGGAAATCCTTTTCCTGAACCCATACGTGTTTCAGTAGGTCTTACTGTAACCGGTTTGTCTGGAAAAATACGTACCCATATTTGTCCACCTCGGCGAACATTTCTTGACATTGCCCGCCGTCCCGCTTCTATTTGTCTAGATGTTATCCAAGCTGGCTCAAGTGCCTGAAGAGCATATCTTCCGAAGCAAATATTATTACCTCGATAGGATATTCCCTTCATTCTTCCTCTATGTTGTTTACGAAATCTGGTTCTTTGGGGTTATAATTGATGGTTGTTTTTCAATTCCATCTTTATTACAGAACCGTACATGAGATTTTCACCTCATACGGCTCCTCGCGAATGAAGTAATTcaaatatctatatctatatggATATAGATTCTATCTAATcgataaaataatagaaatagtCATATGTTTAGTAAATAACGAAATCTCGGTATTTTTTGAGATTTCATACAATCTTCGAAATTTTTAGATCTTGTTTTCAATATCGATTCTTAGAATtggcaaaaatataaaaaaattcaataaaagaaaaattctcgCGGGCGAATATTTACTCTTTTATTCTCAAATTCAGATGTAATGAAATTCAGATGTTAATGTAGGGTACAACTCCTAAAAAATGGATTGTTTTTAGGTTTCTTCCGCCATCCCACCTAAGAAATCATTaagatttgttttctttaagatttttttaataaaatcttaagtCTTAAGTATTTGCAGGTTTCGTCGTTCCCATCGCCTCTCGATTAATGGTTAGGTTTTAATTCGACAATGGAGCCTTTCTCATagctaaaaattaataaaatttttttagaatagaatattcatttcttttttcgtGAATCAATATTATCAGTTTTTCTTGATTCAGAGCTCTTAATTTAttgacattaaaaataaaaaaaaaatatatatattattcttttttatttttaaggatGCTTTAATACACTATCTTTTCTGAGATGACCCATAGACCTTTACATATTCGAATTCTATatcattgatatattttaatctctttctttcaccttttcttttatctatatatttttattgctttacaactaaataatcttttttttcttttatctttcacaatttttcagttgctatattctttttttattaaatttttttcttttgactaATTCTTTAGATCTAGATAATCCGAAGTGATGTGTTGGTTATTagttctttttaaatgaattgaTACTATTAaccggtttctttttttttttaatcattctaAAAAACTAACGAGTCACACACTAAGCATGGCAATCCTctataaaatgattaatttctttttttagtcgattcaatcttataaaatagataaatttttgagaatcaaaatcgagtaattttttcttttttgttttatataaaatcaaaataggACATTGAATTATTGAATAGAAAGAAggacatatttttctttatttcgaAAATATCCAAACTTTTATCCCTAAAACTCCATAAATAGTTCGAACTGTATAACAACAATATTCAATTTTAGCTCGAATGGTTTGGAGAGGAACCCTACCTTCTCTGATCCATTCGACACGTGCAATTTCTTTTCCATCAATACGTCCTGCAATCTGTACTTGAACTCCTTTTGTACCTGCTTGTTCAGTTAATTCAATAGCTTTTTTCATTGCTTTACGAAATGAAACTCTATTCTTTAATTGTCCAGCTATAAATTCTGCAAGAATATTAGGGTGTTTATAAGCATTTGTAACTTTTACAATAGCAATGTTTAGTTTTCTATTCACACAATTCAGTTTTTTGTGCATATTCGTCTGTAATTCTTCGATTTTTTGAGGCTTACCCTCTATTAATAACTTTGGAAATCCCATATATATTATGACTTGAATCAGATCGATTCTTTTTTGAATCTTTATCTCTCCAATTCCCTCGACACCCGaggatattcttctatttttttgtataaaattttttatccaatctcgtatttttttatcttcttgtaTATTCTCAGAATATTTTGTTGGTTGTGCAAACCAAATAGAATCATGACTTTGAGTTGTACCAAGTCTGAAACCAAGCGGATTTATTTTTTGTCCCATAATTCCCCACTACTGtacataaaattacataaaatgatatttcttatttgtgtattttttatctatagatagatctttataactcattatagCTCATTGACTAAGTTCGTTGAAATTTCTATTGTGACTATCATCGACTAttgtaaaataaacaattcaaaaaatcgaaTAAAAGAAGATATTCAACTAAAGcaaatagaaaattcaaatagaaattcaagtatcataatgttttatttatgtacAAATCACATCAATTACTATTTGTACTGTGTGttgtaaataaaatagacaTGAACCTTTTTTTTTGATTTGACCAAAAGACAAGGCTTCTGTATAGAGGTTCTTCTTTATCATAAGAGTCTATTTtgacaaatcaataaaatattgaattgattgaattcttcattaaaaaagaattttattattattatgaattattgaattcatttaatgaattctaaaagaaatgagttgaacttcattttactaagaattcaattttgtaatatttctttatgcattactatttaaaaatggATGTTCAAATTAACGTTAACGACGAGATCTATTATCATTTTTCGCATGTCCTCGGAAGTTTAGAGTAGGTGAAAATTCTCCTAATTTATGGCCTACCATACGATCTGTTATATAAATAGGTAAATGTTCTTTTCCATTATGGATAGCAATGGTATGGCCAATCATTGTAGGTATAATGGTAGATGCTCTGGACCAAGttaatattatatctttttccGCTTTTGTGTTAagcttctttatttttcttaataaatgatTCGCTacaaaaggatttttttttagtgaacGCGTCACAGTTAATTACTCCTTTTTCTTGTAAAGACGAAGAAacaatttctattttctctaCTATTTAGTACGACGACGAAGAATCAAATTATCactatatttcttcctttttctacttcttcttccAAGTGCAGGAAAACCCCAAGGAGTTGCGGGTTTTTTTCTACCAATGGGGGCCCTCCCTTCACCACCCCCATGCGGATGGTCTACAGGGTTCATAACTACTCCTCTTACTATAGGACGTTTACCTAGCCAACATTTAGATCCGGCTCTACCTAAATTTTTCTGGTTTACCCCAACATTTCCCACTTGTCCAACTGTTGCCGAGCAGTTTTTGGATATCAAACGGACCTCCCCAGAAGGTAATTTTAATGTGGCCGATTTCCCCTCTTTTGCAATTAGTTTCGCTACAGCACCAGCTGCTCTAGCTAATTGTCCACCCTTTCCGAGTGTGATTTCTATGTTATGTATGGCCGTGCCTAAGGGCATATCGGTTGAAGTAGATTCTTCTTTTTGATCAATCAAAACCTCTTCCCAAACTGTACAAGCTTCTTACAAAGCATACGGCTTTCTGGATGTAGATGATGATATCTATACAGATGGAtcttatatatatctatatatcgcACAATGAAGTACCGCACGAGTGGGTATATAGGAATCCAAATCTGCCGCTCATGTTATGATCTTCTACATCCTAGGTCTTCCCGTTCCTTCATCTGGCTTATGTTCTTCATGTAGCATTCAGACTGAATGACTCTATGAAATTACGTCGCTACTTCCACATGGTACGGGTAACGTAGGAGACATCTCTCTTTTTCCCAGGGGGAATCCTTAGAATTACCACAGCTTAGCTTTCAATTCGCCTCTGACCATCAAATGAAATGTGAATAACCCGCCCTCCCCTGTTTGAAACAAAGGGTGCTTCCGGTTCTGTCGGTGCTTGAAACAATTTTGTCTTCTCCATATTACTATATCTCTAgagtcaataattttatatgaggAACTACTGAACTCAATCACTTGCTGCCGTTACTCTTCAGTTTTCTGTTGAGGTCTATCCTGTAGAGGTACTCCAATTGGATCAGTGATCGATTTCTAGGTTTCGCCGTAAACCTAGTTGGTTACTTCCAATTACGTAAATCAATAGTTCAAACCGCACTCAAAGGTAGGGCATTTCCCATTTTGATAGGAACTTCTGTACCAGAAACAATGGTATCTCCAATTATAGCCCCTCTGgggtgtaaaatatattttttctcaccATCCCCATAGTGTATGAGACAAATGGATGCATTTCGATTAGGGTCATATTCTATGGTTACGATTCtaccatatatgtttttttcattcCGTCGAAAATCAATTTGACGGTATAGACGCTTATGACCTCCCCCTCTATGCCCTGCGGTAATTATTCCTCTGGCATTACGACCTTTACCACAACGATGCTGTCCATAGATCAAATGATTTCGTGGATTGGATTTTACTTGACTGTCTACGGTTCCATTGCGTGTGCTTGGGGTAGaagttttgtataaatgtaTCGCCATGCTATTAAGTATTTTGATTTAAGTTCTTTTCTTTCTAAGAGGTGGAATAGAATAACCCGGTTGAAGCGTAATGATCATACGTCTGTAATGCATTGTATGTCCCATAATAGGTCGTACTCTTCTACCCTTTACCGGGAGTCGATGACTATTCATAGCTATTACTTTGACATCAAAGAAGAGTTCGACCCAATGCTTTATTTCTGTCCTAGTTGATCCCGATTCGAcattaaaagtatattgattTTTCCCCAATAACCGAATACTTTTGTCTGTAAATACTGCATATTTTATTCCATTCATAAATCTATTTTCTTCCCTATGAGTTctagtctcaattaaaatacTAGTTTTTACTGTtcatatgttatgatttgaatATACCACATCAATTCGTTATGTATGGATGATGAGATTCCATTGATACAGAGCCACTCGTTCTTTTTTCTCTGACAGATGGTCAGAACTTCATCTGGGTTCGAATCCTACTGATAGGTCTACTAGAGatcagaaattgttgaaaaaagaacaaaagaaacatcttgctttttccaggcgatcggaaaagaaagaaatagtgaatttattcaagataattatgtacttacaaaataccgtctcaattcatcctatttcatcctatcgaggatgtgatatggttccaaagggtgaactggacagttccaataagatttcattcttgaacaaaaatccGATAGACTTTTTGGAGGGAGGGTCCCATTGGCGTGCATCCAGTAGGAATTGAACCTACGAATTCGCCAATTATGAGTTGGGCGCTTTAACCATTCAGCCATGGATGCTTAGCGGGAATCCTCGTACATGGTGAATAACCAAATTCCAATTGAAGTGAAATCTTTCGGATAAATCAATGCAATTAGGAGGATTCGATGAAAGGACATCAATTCAAATCCTGGATTTTCGAATTGAGAGAGATATTGAGAGAAATCAAGAATTCTCGCTATTTCTTAGATTCATGGACCCAATTCAATTCAGCgggatttttcattcatatttttttccatcaagagagttttataaaactcttgGACTCCCGAATTTGGAGTATCCTACTTTCACGCAATTCACAGGGTTCAACAAGCAATCGATATTTCACGATCAAGTATGTAGTACTCTTTGTAGTAGCGGTCCTTATATATCGTATTAACAATCGAAAAATGGTCGAAAGAAAAAATCCCTATTTGACAAGGCTTCTTCCTATACCTATGAATTCCATTGGACCCAAAAATGATACATTGGAAGAATCATCTGAGTCTTCCAATATCAATAGGTTGATTGTTCCGCTCCTGTATCttccaaaaggaaaaaagatctCTGAGAGTTCTTTCCTGGATCCGAAAGAGAGTACTCGGGTTCTCCCAATaactaaaaagtatatcatGCCTGAATTTAACTGGGATTCGCGGTGGTGGAGGAACTGGATAGGAAAAAAGAGCGATTCTAGTTGTAAGATATCTAATGAAACCATCGCTGGAATTGAGATCTCATTCAAAGAGAAAGATATCAAATATCTGGAGttcctttttgtatattatatggATGATCCGATCCGTAAGGACCATGATTGGGAATTTTTTGATCGTCTTTCCCCGAGAAAGAGGCGAAACATAATCAACTTGAATTCGGGACAG from Vigna unguiculata cultivar IT97K-499-35 unplaced genomic scaffold, ASM411807v1 contig_3, whole genome shotgun sequence includes the following:
- the LOC114171550 gene encoding uncharacterized protein LOC114171550 → MAIHLYKTSTPSTRNGTVDSQVKSNPRNHLIYGQHRCGKGRNARGIITAGHRGGGHKRLYRQIDFRRNEKNIYGRIVTIEYDPNRNASICLIHYGDGEKKYILHPRGAIIGDTIVSGTEVPIKMGNALPLTDMPLGTAIHNIEITLGKGGQLARAAGAVAKLIAKEGKSATLKLPSGEVRLISKNCSATVGQVGNVGVNQKNLGRAGSKCWLGKRPIVRGVVMNPVDHPHGGGEGRAPIGRKKPATPWGFPALGRRSRKRKKYSDNLILRRRTK